Part of the Desulfolutivibrio sulfoxidireducens genome is shown below.
TATGATCCGGGCCCATCCGGTGGTCGGGGCGCGCATTGTGTCGCCCATATCCCGCATGAACGAGACCGGGGTCACGGCCATGGTCCTGCACCACCACGAACGCTACGACGGCCGGGGGTATCCCGACGGCCTGGCCGGCGAGGAGATTCCCCTGGGCGCGAGGATCATCGCCGTGGCCGACAGCCTTTCGGCCATGCTCCAGGAACGGTCGTACCGGAAGTCGCGCTCCTTCGCCGAGGCCAGCCGGGAAATCCTGCGCTGCCGCGAAACCCAGTTCGACCCCGAGGTGGTGGATGCCTTCACGAGCATCGCCCCGCGCATCGAATCCCTGATCGGGACCATGCGCCACGGCCGGTGCTGTCGCCTGGACGAACGCCCCCTGGCCCCACCGGAATGAACCGGGATCATGGCCCCCGGCCTGGACCGGTTTCCCCGCCCACGGCGGGTTCGGGCACGTCCGCGCGACAAGGAGTCCTGCCCATGAACGGAATCGAGACCACGAACGAGGGCGAAGACCGCGTCCTTGACCGGACGCGAACCACGGTGTCCGCCCGGACCAGACGCCTTGTTCCCCGGTTTGTCCGCAGATGCTGGTCCCTTCTTCTCAAGGCGGAGGAACGCGTGAGCGTCAAGACGAAAATGACCGTGGTGCTTTTTTTCGTGATGATTGTGCCCACCGCGGTCATTTTGTACATGACCGAGACCCACCCCTCACGGGACACGGCCCTGTATCTGGCGGCCTACCTGGCCCTCTCCCTGGCCCTTCTGGGTCCCCTGGCCGGATTT
Proteins encoded:
- a CDS encoding HD-GYP domain-containing protein; protein product: MAESLGWAIDAKDPRTWSHSEDVARIARYLALAMGLSRDTAEIVHVAGHLHDMGKIGVPDMILLKPGPLTRDEWDMIRAHPVVGARIVSPISRMNETGVTAMVLHHHERYDGRGYPDGLAGEEIPLGARIIAVADSLSAMLQERSYRKSRSFAEASREILRCRETQFDPEVVDAFTSIAPRIESLIGTMRHGRCCRLDERPLAPPE